AGGATATAAGATTAAAACAAGGGTTAAATAAGTTTGTTTTTTCAATAGATAATATTTATTTGAATACGGGATTATATAAGTTTGCGCTTACCGTAGATGATTGTTTATCTAGTAAAAAATATTTGTGGGTTCAAAATTTAAACCCTATAAAATTTATTAATGAATTTACTGGTATTAGTCCTGTAATGTTGTCAGGAAAATGGGATAGAAATGATTAAATTGTTTAAAAAGGATAATAGAATATACCACATAGCAAGTATGGCTAGGAGTGGAGAAACTTTAATGCTTAAAACACTTGCAGTACATCCAGAAATCGTGGTAGTACATAATTTAGATAAAAATGATGATATAGTTAAAACACAGGCCTTTGAATTCTTGAAGTCTTATAAAAAAGAATCTATACCAAGAAATCATCCTGTCATTAAACCATATAATCTTAGTAAAAGTCAAATATTACTATTAAAACAAGGAGTTTGGAAGCATCCTTATCCCTTTAAGGGGTTTGTCTTATCAAGAAATCCAATTTCTATTTATGCTAGCTTAAAAGTTTATGATAAAGATTTACCAGAATATCACGATAAAGATAATTTTTGGTTTGGCAATAAAGAACGAATTTTTAGATGGTTAAAGGATATTGATAAAGAGTCAATTCCATTATTTAAAAGAAAAACACCTGTTGAACAATTTTGCATGTTTTATAATTTAAGAATGAAACAGCTTTTAGATACCAAATTGCCCATAATTAGGTATGAAGATTTAATTTTAAATACAGAAGTCACATTAAAAAAGGTATGTGGTTTACTCAATGTTGGTATGGATAAAAAGCTTTTAAGCGCACATGATTTTTATGGGTCTGGTCTTGAAGGTCATGGTAAAAATGATTTGTCAAAACCTATTGATACATCATCATTAACTAAGTATAAGAAAAACATAACAAAATTTGAGTTTGATTATATAGCTAAAAACACTTTCCATGTTTATAATCAATATGGGTATAAAATTGTTGATTTTAAAGTAGATTTAGAATAATGAATAAAAAAATCAATAAACTTTTAAGTTATTTTGGGGTTAAGTTAATTCGAATAAAAAATAAACCAAATCTAGCTAAAGAGATAGTCGTAGAAAGCAGTGGCGCTACGCTAAATAGCACTGTTCAAGAACCTTACAATCAGCTGCCTTTTTCAGGGGAAGCATTAGAGAAACTTATCGCTAGTTTTAATTTTCAAACGGTCTTGGATATTGGCAGTGGAGAAGGAAAACATAGTGATGTTTTAAAAGCTAGAGGTAAAAAGGTGACTTCTATAGATTTTGGTAATTCCATTTATTTTGATAAGCGAACGGATAACCATACTTGCATTGTGGGAGATTATTATACTTATAATTTTGAAGAACCATTTGATGCTATTTGGGCATCACATGTTCTAGAACACCAACCCAATCCCAATTTGTTTTTAAAAAAAATATTCAGTGATTTAAAAGAAGGAGGTGTTTTGGCAATAACGGTACCACCTTTGAAACATGAAATTGTTGGTGGTCATGTAACTTTATGGAATGCAGGATTATTACTTTACCAATTAGTAATGGCTGGTTTTAACTGTAAAGATGTTTTTATCAAATCCTATGGATATAACATAAGTGTAATTTTAAATAAAAAAAGCATTGATAAATATCCTGACTTAAGTTATGATAGCGGTGATATTTTAAAAATGAAAGATTTTTTTCCTAGTGGTTTTGGTGAACCTTTTGATGGAGATATTAAAGAATTAAATTGGAAATAAGGATTTGAAACAATTACCATTAATAGAAGGGATACGGGGATATTTAGCTTTATGGGTAGTGTTTGATCATTTGCTGGGTTTTAGCGGTTATGGGGTGTCTAGTTTGAATTTCTTTTTTAAAATAGTACGTTCTGGTTGGTATGCAGTTGATATTTTTATTATTATAAGTGGTTTTGTAATATTTTATCTTCTTGAAACTAAAAGAGAGACTTATAAAGTTTTTATAATTAGACGTTTTTTTAGATTATGGCCATTATTTATAATTTTATTTTTTGTTGCTATACCATTTTCATCTATTATTATAGATAATGCTACTGGATTTTCAGAAATTTATCAAGGAGTTCTGATTGGGGATGGAAAAATCAATGAACGTGTTGTATCTTGGAAAGATAATATGTTTTGGCATATTTTGGCACATATACCAATGTTACATGGTGTTTTACCAGATGTGATATTACCGTATTCGCCTGGAGCTTTTTTAGGGCCTGCTTGGAGTATATCGTTAGAGTGGCAATTTTATTTAATAGCACCTTTTCTTTTCATTCTTAAGAATAAGTGCAAAAAATACGGTCTAATTTTAATTTCATTGATTTTTGTGGTATTGTGTTTTTTGGGGCAAAGAATTGATGATATACAATTTGGAGCTTTTTTACCCATGCATGCTGAATTTTTTTTATTAGGAATATTTTCTTTTTATTCTTTTAAATGGGTTTATGAAAATAAATTTTTCCATAATGGGAAATTGTTTTATATAGTCATAATTATAACGAGTCTTTTATATTTCATTCTCGATTTTAAGCTATTCTATTTGCCTTATTTTTTATGGATTAATTTCTTTGCGTTAATTGTTGATTACACAACAAAAAAGACGTTTGAATTAAAGATGATAGTATTTTATTTGTTTGAATCAAAACCAATTAAGTATTTAGGGAAAATTTCATATAGTATTTATTTATCTCATGTTTTAGTTATATATATTACTCAATATTTTATTATTGAGTTTTTACCGAACGTGTCTCAAAAACACCATTTACTTATTTTAGGATTGTTTACAGTAGGATTAACTGTTTTTTTTTCAGGGTTGTTGTATAAATATCTAGAAGTTCCTTTGATTAAAAAGGGGAATGTAATTGCTAAAAAACATGGAATTAATTTATCTTACTGTTGATATAGAAAAAGAAAAT
The genomic region above belongs to Mariniflexile litorale and contains:
- a CDS encoding class I SAM-dependent methyltransferase; translation: MNKKINKLLSYFGVKLIRIKNKPNLAKEIVVESSGATLNSTVQEPYNQLPFSGEALEKLIASFNFQTVLDIGSGEGKHSDVLKARGKKVTSIDFGNSIYFDKRTDNHTCIVGDYYTYNFEEPFDAIWASHVLEHQPNPNLFLKKIFSDLKEGGVLAITVPPLKHEIVGGHVTLWNAGLLLYQLVMAGFNCKDVFIKSYGYNISVILNKKSIDKYPDLSYDSGDILKMKDFFPSGFGEPFDGDIKELNWK
- a CDS encoding acyltransferase, translating into MKQLPLIEGIRGYLALWVVFDHLLGFSGYGVSSLNFFFKIVRSGWYAVDIFIIISGFVIFYLLETKRETYKVFIIRRFFRLWPLFIILFFVAIPFSSIIIDNATGFSEIYQGVLIGDGKINERVVSWKDNMFWHILAHIPMLHGVLPDVILPYSPGAFLGPAWSISLEWQFYLIAPFLFILKNKCKKYGLILISLIFVVLCFLGQRIDDIQFGAFLPMHAEFFLLGIFSFYSFKWVYENKFFHNGKLFYIVIIITSLLYFILDFKLFYLPYFLWINFFALIVDYTTKKTFELKMIVFYLFESKPIKYLGKISYSIYLSHVLVIYITQYFIIEFLPNVSQKHHLLILGLFTVGLTVFFSGLLYKYLEVPLIKKGNVIAKKHGINLSYC